The Rhodothermales bacterium DNA window CCTCGAACGGCATATCCGGGTTGATCACCAGATTGTTGCCCTGGGTGAACCAGGTGAGCAGCGCCTGATAGGGCGACCGCCCCGTCTTTTTGTCGCCGGGGTCCGGGAAGTAGGTGGTGAAGATGGTCTTGATCGACCGGCCGATCAGCAGGCGGGCGACGTTCTGCGCGCCTTCCTGCTCTCCTTCATACACCAGTTCGACCTTCCCGGTGATCGCCGGCTCCACCGAGATGAAGTCGCTGATCCGGACGGTCGTCTCGGTCTCGCCATTCACCAGCGCCCGCCGCTCGGCGGCGGAGATGAGGTCCTCGAGCGCCGCCCGGGTGAGGCGGACGGAGACGCCGGATTTCTGGTCAACGTATTCGCTCGCACGCGCCTCGAAGGCGATTTGCTCGACGATTTCGCGGAAATACGCCGGCACATGCACCTTCACCCCCTCGCCGCGTTCCTGCCATGCCTCCTGCGACGTAATCTGGACGCCGATCTCGATCGTTTTCGGGTAATGGGTAATGATCTGGCTGTCGATCCGGTCCTTCAGCGGGGTGATGATGCTTCCGCGGTTCGTGTAGTCCTCGGGGTTGGCCGAGAAGATCATCATCACATCGAGCGGGAAGCGGACGTTGAACCCGCGGATCTGGATATCCTGCTCCTCCATAATGTTGAGCAGGCCGACCTGGATGCGCGGCTGGAGGTCGGGCAGCTCGTTGATCGCGAACAAACCCCGGTTGGTGCGGGGGATGATGCCGAAATGGATCACCTCCTCGTCGGCATACGTCAGTCGGAGGTTGGCGGCCTTGATCGGGTCGATGTCGCCGATGAGGTCGGCGATCGTAGTGTCCGGCGTCGCCAGCTTTTCGTTGTACCGCTCGTCACGGTGCAGCCAGTCGATAGGCGTGTCGTCTCCTTTTGCGGCGATCAGGTTGCGGGCGAACTTGGAGATCGGGTTAAACGGATCGTCGTTCACCTCGCTGCCGCGGACGAAGGGTATGTATTCGTCCAGCAACTGCGGCAGCATGCGGATGATGCGGCTCTTCGCCTGGCCGCGCAGGCCGAGCAGGATGAGGTCGTGCCGGCCCAGGATGGCGTTCTGGATCTGGGGGATGACGGTCGTGTCGAATCCGATGATCCCGGGGAAGACCCGTTCGCCCTTTCGCAGCCGGGCGATCAGGTTCTTACGCAACTCGTCCTTCACCCCGATCACCCGGTAGCCGGATGCCTTGAGTTGTCCGAAGGTGTGGATGTCGGTCAGGCGGGAAGAAGTCATGAAGCAGGTGAGATTCAGCGTGTGCGGTTCAGAGACTGTTAAAAATCGCGCCACCCTCATCTCGTCCTCCCCGTGAAAACGGGGATCCATACAACCAGCCGGTCTTGTATGGATCCCCAATCAAGTTGGGGATGACGAGATCAAGGCAAAGAGCAGTTCTCCTGTTGCCCCCCTTACTCGAAGGCTGTAGCCCAGCGATAGAGCGCAAGCCATGGCTGCGGCTCCACGTAGACGACGGCGATGTCGAATCCGTCGCCGTTGGGGTGGGCGGCGAGGTCGACGGGGTAAAAGGACTGGGCGAATACCGGCGCCTGCTGCACGAGCCGGCGCTGGAGCCGGCCGGCAAGGTCGTACACATCGATCAACAGCCATCCCGGGCGGATGTTCAGGACAAAAATGCGGTCGCCGGCGACGGCCATGCTCGGGGTGAGCAGCGGCGGGTCGTACAGGTCGCCGAGCAGGAAGGAGCGGCTGCGGGCCAGCATCGGGGAGTCGAAACCGACCAGGGCAAGCGTGTCGCGGGCCGCGAGGGGGGGGATGCGATCCAGCACGGGCCGGTACCCGCAGGCGCTCAGCAGGGTGTCTTCGGTGGCGACGAGTTTGCCCGAATAGCGCCAGATCGGCCCCTCTAGCGGCCATCGCTCCTGGATGGCGCCGGAGGCATCGAGCCGGCCGATGAAGTTCTCGTAGGCCTCGCCGAGGATCTTCACGTACAGCCCACCCGAACCGTACGCGGCGTATTGCAACAGCTGCTTCTCGGGAAGGTCCGACGGGGTCGGGATCGTGGCGATGACCTGCTGGTCGACGAGCAGACGCACGGCGCGGAGGGTCGGGCTGAAGATGGCGACCGTGTCGCCGGCGGCGCCGGCCAGGAACGGGATCGGAAAGTCGTCATCCCGCACCTGATACAACGGCTGGCCCTGGGCGTCGAAGGCGTGTACGGCGTTGGCCTCCGCATCCGACACATGGAGCACACCGGCGTCGTCGAATAACACGGTGCGGGGATATTCGAACGGCAGCGCCTCCGGGCCGGCGGTCTCCCACACGACATCGAGCGTATCAACCGCGATGGCCCCGGCAAGGGCGCGCGAGAGGGAGTCCGCCGGAAACAGCGCGCGCGACTCCACCCGGTTGCACGACGACGGCAGGCAGCCGGCGAGCACGAGGGGCGTCAGGAGGAAGCAGAGAGAGGCGAGAGGGGAGAAACGGGGCATGCCGGGGAAGGAAGTTGAGCGGGCCCCTTGTAAGGCGCCGGATAGGGTTCGTTCCCGGTTGAGCCGGCCCCTTATTTTCCCCGTATGTACTCCAGAATCCCCCGCGCCTCGTCCCGAGACAAAAACTGGTTTGGCATCGCCACCCCGTACTCCTCCCGCTGCGCGATCATTTCGGGGTGCTTCTTCCCCATTTCGTCCGGGTTGAGCAATACGTTCATCACAAACGCCGGCGCCCGGCGCTCGAGCACACCGCTCAGGGGCGGACCTACCAACCGCGTATCCCACTGATGACACGAGGCGCACTTCAGTGTGAAGCTCTTTTCGCCCTCCGCCGCCAGCGCCGAGTTCACGCCCGGCAATACAAACGGCTCAATCGGGCCGATGCCGTGTTCGAGCTGGGCCTCGCTGAGGCCGGCCGGGGCCGCCGCCGGGGTTTTATCGGGAACAGGTACCTCGCAGGCAGCGAGAACGAGAACGATGAGGATGATGCTTCGCATGGCAGTCCCTTTCCGGTGAAGAGGTCACCCGGTAGTCTACCCGCCGGCGCCCCGATTGCCTGAGAGGCCATTCCTGACGCGGTTGTAGGGCGATGGCTAAAAAAAAAATCATGTCATCTCGACCGCAGGCCCGATTTATCGGGCCGCAGCGGAGAGACCTCCTGTCGATTGGCACTGCTCTGAATAAGGAGGTTTATTCGCTTCGCTCGTGTCTCCGCTGCACCGCCGGCAAGCAGGCGTTTCCAGTCGAGATGACAGGGCAATCGCTATTCGCAAATCGTTTATTCGCTAATCGCTAATCGCTAATCACTAATCGCTACTCAAAAGTCTTTTCTGAGAAACAGCCGATAACTCACCCCCAGCGGCCCCGCGATCCACAGGAGCAGCATCACCCCGGCCACAACCATCCCGATCGGGGTTCCGAAAAACGCCTCGAACACGGCGCCGGTGTAGCCCATCATGGCGGCGATGTCGACTTGCAGGAGCATCATCACCCGGGCGAGGTCGAGTGGGTTGAGGAGGGTGAGGACAAGCGTCGGGATTTCGAGCGGGTAGGCGGCGTAGAGGTGTATGACGAGCAGCATCAGGCCGTCGTAGACGATGCCGAACATCAACCAGGTGACCAGTGCCGCGGCGAGGCCTTTCACCTTTTCATCGAATCCGATGGCGAAGAGAAAGGCGA harbors:
- a CDS encoding magnesium chelatase encodes the protein MTSSRLTDIHTFGQLKASGYRVIGVKDELRKNLIARLRKGERVFPGIIGFDTTVIPQIQNAILGRHDLILLGLRGQAKSRIIRMLPQLLDEYIPFVRGSEVNDDPFNPISKFARNLIAAKGDDTPIDWLHRDERYNEKLATPDTTIADLIGDIDPIKAANLRLTYADEEVIHFGIIPRTNRGLFAINELPDLQPRIQVGLLNIMEEQDIQIRGFNVRFPLDVMMIFSANPEDYTNRGSIITPLKDRIDSQIITHYPKTIEIGVQITSQEAWQERGEGVKVHVPAYFREIVEQIAFEARASEYVDQKSGVSVRLTRAALEDLISAAERRALVNGETETTVRISDFISVEPAITGKVELVYEGEQEGAQNVARLLIGRSIKTIFTTYFPDPGDKKTGRSPYQALLTWFTQGNNLVINPDMPFE
- a CDS encoding cytochrome c, with the translated sequence MRSIILIVLVLAACEVPVPDKTPAAAPAGLSEAQLEHGIGPIEPFVLPGVNSALAAEGEKSFTLKCASCHQWDTRLVGPPLSGVLERRAPAFVMNVLLNPDEMGKKHPEMIAQREEYGVAMPNQFLSRDEARGILEYIRGK